A stretch of Zymoseptoria tritici IPO323 chromosome 1, whole genome shotgun sequence DNA encodes these proteins:
- a CDS encoding putative peroxidase (Putative peroxidase. Putative signal peptide-containing protein): MRTAFSIAALAASAAAWPMVMQADNNMKRASGDIPNTGVGHQNPVFDAKDQYVDVTDGGPNAFQSPGSGDLRGQCPGLNAAANHGFLPRNGKATAQQTADGLGAAYNMSPELAIFLATYAALISGDPATGTWSIGAGFPGTVPLLSNPTGIVGTHNRYEGDASIVRGDAYLNNGRVGVFQWHSWNNLWNLAGDENNLDYYKIHRQNAYTQQYSESNNPHYFSAPFSGAVTPAAHNFVIGFMSNHSAENPGGFLTREVLSSFFAVTGTGAGASGDNPGDFVQHRGQERIPLNWYRRPSSSQSTLADVALDLTQTIKDAPNAVKIGGNTGTVNSFVGLDIADVSGGAFNAADLLNGNNLLCFATQAAQAGDIDALKFLTAPLKSMFENALGSLGCPELLNYNGKPLAQFPGAQDLTSTLK; this comes from the exons ATGAGGACCGCTTTCTCAATTGCAGCGTTGGctgcctccgccgcagcGTGGCCTATGGTCATGCAGGCCGACAACAACATGAAGCGCGCCAGTGGAGACATTCCCAACACTGGAGTCGGGCATCAGAACCCGGTCTTTGACGCCAAGGATCAATATGTGGACGTCACCGATGGTGGCCCCAATGCTTTCCAGAGCCCTGGATCTGGCGACCTCCGTGGTCAATGTCCAG GCCTCAATGCCGCCGCCAACCACGGCTTCCTTCCAAGAAACGGCAAAGCCACCGCACAACAGACCGCCGATGGTCTTGGAGCAGCCTACAACATGAGCCCTGAGTTGGCAATCTTTCTCGCGACCTACGCAGCGCTCATCTCTGGCGACCCAGCTACTGGCACATGGAGCATTGGTGCTGGATTCCCAGGCACTGTTCCTCTCCTCAGCAACCCTACCGGTATCGTGGGCACTCACAACCGATATGAGGGTGACGCTTCCATCGTGCGCGGAGATGCGTACCTCAACAACGGCCGAGTTGGCGTGTTCCAGTGGCACAGCTGGAACAATCTCTGGAACTTGGCCGGAGACGAGAACAACCTGGATTACTACAAGATTCACAGACAGAATGCATACACGCAACAGTACAGTGAATCCAACAATCCTCACTATTTCTCCGCCCCCTTCTCCGGAGCTGTTACGCCTGCTGCGCACAACTTCGTGATTGGCTTCATGTCCAACCACTCCGCTGAGAACCCAGGTGGCTTCTTGACCCGCGAGGTCCTCAGCTCCTTCTTTGCCGTCACTGGTACCGGCGCCGGCGCTTCTGGCGACAACCCTGGCGACTTCGTGCAACATCGCGGCCAAGAGCGCATCCCTCTGAACTGGTATAGGCGTCCCTCTAGCTCGCAGTCCACCCTTGCCGATGTTGCTCTCGACCTCACCCAGACAATCAAGGACGCTCCCAACGCCGTCAAGATTGGTGGCAACACTGGGACTGTCAACAGCTTCGTCGGTCTTGACATCGCCGACGTCAGCGGAGGAGCCTTCAACGCTGCCGACCTCCTGAACGGCAACAACCTCTTGTGCTTCGCCACGCAGGCTGCTCAGGCTGGCGATATCGACGCCCTCAAGTTCCTCACCGCTCCGCTCAAGTCCATGTTCGAGAACGCTCTTGGAAGCCTTGGCTGCCCGGAGCTCTTGAACTACAATGGCAAGCCTCTCGCCCAGTTCCCGGGTGCTCAAGATCTCACATCGACCTTGAAGTAG